The Pirellulales bacterium genomic interval CGAAATCCTGGCTCGTCGGCTTGATCACCAGGTCCGTGATATGGGCCCGCGCCGGCAGGCAGGCCACCATCAGCACGGCGTCCGCCACATCTTCGGGCTGCAGGATCCGCGCTCGATGCTCGGCGCTGACCGGCACCGGCCGATTGTCGAGGATCGGCGTTTCGACCTCGCCGGGGTAAACGTTCGTGACGCGGATATTATGGGTCGCCTCTTCGCGCCCCACGGTCGTTCCGAGCCCGGTCATGGCGAATTTCGACGCCGTGTAGCCGACGCCTCCTAGGAGCGAAGAACGTATGCCCGCGATCGAGGAAATATTGACGATCAGGCCATTGCGCTGAGCCCGCATTTCAGGTAGCACCGCACGCATGCAGTAAAACGCTCCGCTGGCGTTGATGCGCATCATCTTGTCCCAGTCCTCGGGCGAGAGCTCGGCCGTGGTGCGCTTTCGCACGTTCACTCCGGCGCTGTTGACCAGGATATCCAGAGGGCCAACAGTCGCCATCGACCAGTGAAACAGCGCCCCGACGCTGACGAGTTCCCCCACATCGACGGGGTGACAACTCATTGGCGGCGTACCGTCGAATAGCTTGCAGGCCGCCTCGAGCGGTTCGCGCCGACGCCCGGCGATCGCCACCCGGCACCCCTCACGCGCTAGCGCCAGCGCCACACCTAAACCGATACCGGTGCCGCCCCCGGTGACCAGGGCCGTTTTTCCTGCCAAGCGTTTCGACATCGTAAGCCTTTCGTTGTTCAGCGACGGACGCTACGCGCGCCGTTGCAGAGGAAGTTATCGAGCCCACCTAGCACAAAGGCAAGGGGGCGCGTCGCTCGGCGGAATTCGGCGTCCCAGGCCCTCCCATTTGCCGCCGATACGGCCGATGGCATACGATTCCTCAGGAAACGTCTCTGAAGTCCTGGAAAGGCCCACGGCATTGATTGCCCCTCTGACCGATAAAGACCTGACGACGATCGAAGCGGAGACGCGCCGTATCGGCCGCCACATCTTCGATCACCTGGCCGACCGGCGGCCGAATGTCCTCGAGCGCCGCTGGTGGGACGATCGCATCATGGCTTGGGCCATGCGCGACGAATCGGTCAAGGTGCAGATGTTCCGCTTGCTGGATGTTTTGCCTATGCTCGATTCGGGCGAGTCGTTGACCCGTCACTTGCACGAATACTTCGACGACGTGGCGCGGTTTCTCCCCGCCCCGGCCCGCCTCGGACTGTCGGTTGCCACGCCCCGTTCGCTGGCCGGCCGCGCTTTGGCCATTGCCACGCGTCGCAATGCCCTGGCGCACGCCCGACGTTTCATCGCGGGCACCAACGCCGACGAAGTACTCGCGGTCGCCATGCACGAACGCAAACTGCATCGCGCCTTCACGATCGACATCCTGGGCGAAGCCGTGGCCAGCGAGGCCGAAGCCGATCGATACCTGCAAGAATATTTGGATCTGATCGCGGGCATCGCGCCAACCGTGAATTCCTGGCCCGACGTGCCGCAGATCGATCGCGACGCCGGGGGTAATCTGCCGCGAGTCAACGTCTCGGTAAAGCTCTCGGCGCTCGACAGCCAGTTCGACCCGATCGACCCCGTGGGAACTACGGAGCGCGTTGGCCGGCGCTTGCGCGTCTTGTTGCGCGCGGCGCGCAAAGCGCGCGCCTTCGTCAACGTCGACATGGAATCGTACAAGGTCAAAGATCTGACGCTCGCAATCTTTCGCCAGATCATGCAAGAGGACGAATTCCGCGGCACGCCGCACGTGGGCATTGTCATTCAGGCATATCTGAAGGACTCAGAGAACGATCTGCGCGTGCTGGCCGATTGGGCTCGCAAACGTGGCACGCCCGTCTGGGTTCGCCTGGTGAAGGGGGCGTACTGGGATTACGAAACCGTGCTGGCCCGGCAGCTCGACTGGCCCGTTCCGGTTTTCGAGCGCAAATGGGAAACCGACGCGAATTACGAACGCCTGACGCGCTTCTTGCTCGCGAATCACACTTTCCTGCGACCGGCGCTCGGCAGCCACAACATACGATCGCTTGCGCATGGCCTGGCCGTGGCGCGGCATCTGGGTTTGCCGGAATCGGGGCTCGAATTGCAGATGCTCTACGGCATGGGAGATCCCGAAAAGCAGGTCCTGGTCGATATGGGCTACCGGATGCGGATCTACATGCCCTACGGCGAGTTGATCCCCGGCATGGCTTACCTTGTGCGCCGATTACTGGAAAACACTTCGAACGATTCCTTTCTGCGGGCGAGCTTTGCCGAACATATCTCGCCGGAGACTCTGCTGATGAACCCCGTTGAACGTAGCCGCGCCCCCGAGGCGCCGGCTGCTCCTGCAAAAGCGCCGGCCCCCGTCGTGGTTCTCAAAGAATTTCGCAACGAGCCGCTAGCCGATTTCTCGAAAGCCGAGAGCCGTCAGGCGATGCAGGAGGCGCTCGGCCGGGTGCGTTCCGCCTTCGGCCAGTTTCACCCGCTGTGGATCGGGGGGCGACCGGTCGAGACGAACGATCAATTGACGTCGATCGATCCTTCGGACAAAGAGCGGATCGTCGGCATCGTCGCCGCGGCAGGACGCGCCGAAGCCGAGCGTGCCATCGCCGCCGCGCGCTCCGCCCAGTCCGGTTGGAGCACGCGTCCCGTCGAAGAGCGCGCCGACTTCCTTCTTCGCGCCGCCCAGATCCTACGCGAGCGTCGTTTCGAGCTGGCCGCGTGGGAAGTATACGAATGCGGCAAGCCGTGGCGCGAGGCCGACGGTGATGTGTGCGAGGCCATCGACTTCTTGGAGTTTTATGCCCGCCAGGCCATCGCCCTGCAAAGTGAACGGGGCCGCGACGTGCCGGGGGAGGAGAACCGCTTCCTGCATCTGCCGCGCGGGGTGGCCGTGGTCATCGCGCCGTGGAATTTTCCGCTGGCGATTCTCACCGGCATGACCGCTGCCGCGCTCGTGACCGGAAA includes:
- a CDS encoding SDR family oxidoreductase, producing the protein MSKRLAGKTALVTGGGTGIGLGVALALAREGCRVAIAGRRREPLEAACKLFDGTPPMSCHPVDVGELVSVGALFHWSMATVGPLDILVNSAGVNVRKRTTAELSPEDWDKMMRINASGAFYCMRAVLPEMRAQRNGLIVNISSIAGIRSSLLGGVGYTASKFAMTGLGTTVGREEATHNIRVTNVYPGEVETPILDNRPVPVSAEHRARILQPEDVADAVLMVACLPARAHITDLVIKPTSQDFA
- the pruA gene encoding L-glutamate gamma-semialdehyde dehydrogenase — encoded protein: MAYDSSGNVSEVLERPTALIAPLTDKDLTTIEAETRRIGRHIFDHLADRRPNVLERRWWDDRIMAWAMRDESVKVQMFRLLDVLPMLDSGESLTRHLHEYFDDVARFLPAPARLGLSVATPRSLAGRALAIATRRNALAHARRFIAGTNADEVLAVAMHERKLHRAFTIDILGEAVASEAEADRYLQEYLDLIAGIAPTVNSWPDVPQIDRDAGGNLPRVNVSVKLSALDSQFDPIDPVGTTERVGRRLRVLLRAARKARAFVNVDMESYKVKDLTLAIFRQIMQEDEFRGTPHVGIVIQAYLKDSENDLRVLADWARKRGTPVWVRLVKGAYWDYETVLARQLDWPVPVFERKWETDANYERLTRFLLANHTFLRPALGSHNIRSLAHGLAVARHLGLPESGLELQMLYGMGDPEKQVLVDMGYRMRIYMPYGELIPGMAYLVRRLLENTSNDSFLRASFAEHISPETLLMNPVERSRAPEAPAAPAKAPAPVVVLKEFRNEPLADFSKAESRQAMQEALGRVRSAFGQFHPLWIGGRPVETNDQLTSIDPSDKERIVGIVAAAGRAEAERAIAAARSAQSGWSTRPVEERADFLLRAAQILRERRFELAAWEVYECGKPWREADGDVCEAIDFLEFYARQAIALQSERGRDVPGEENRFLHLPRGVAVVIAPWNFPLAILTGMTAAALVTGNTVVMKPAEQSSVIAARLIEIFQELGMPAGVLNYLSGPGETVGAALVDHPDTAVIAFTGSRSVGLTINRRAAETSGVPGSPRVKRVIAEMGGKNAIIIDDDADLDEAVLGVVKSAFGYQGQKCSACSRVIVLSAVYDQFLTRLVEATRSLKVGPADDPATSVAPVIDAEAYDRIKEYIEIGRGEARELLAVDVGDLAGKGYYIGPHIFADVAPDARIAQEEIFGPVLAVLRAADLDEAITIANGTDYALTGGIFSRSPAHLDRAQREMMVGNLYLNRPITGALVARQPFGGFKMSGIGSQAGGGEYLLQFVVPRTVTENTMRRGFAPTTGEGS